AGTGTTGCTGGCCGGTGACACTTTTGGGTGATTGACAGGGCAGCCTTCGTCACGGGCCGACATGACCAATGGGCGCGCATCGGAAGCCCGCGCGCGCGACCATCAGTCGGCGACACAATCATTGACGGCGCGGAAGGTTCAACGCCTTGATTAAAGGTGCGAAAATGGGAGTAGGCGCGAGTTAACGGGCCTTGACCCCAACCAGCGGACGATCAGTAGGATCGGCAGCGACGGCTCAACCGCAGCGACTCTAAGCGGGGCATTTCAGCTAGCGCAATTATGGAGCGGGTGAAGGGAATCGAACCCTCGTCGTAAGCTTGGGAAGCTTCTGCTCTACCATTGAGCTACACCCGCGTGCCGTGCCTCGCTGCGCTTACGCGTGGGCCGGTAGGTTCGCGTCGTTTGCCCGTGCTTGGCGCGGGCGTCAATGGGCCTCGCGTTCAGCGGGGTTCGGCGGTGATGATCGGGGCGGCGGGATCGGCAGCTTCGGCTTGCGGGGCGCGGCGGGCGGCGTGGGCCTGGGCGACGGCGGCGGCGAGGGTACGCTGGTCAAAGGGCTTGTTGAGGAGCGCGAAGGGCTTCTGCTCCTGCGGCGCCAGTTCGGCGAAACCGCTGACGAGGAGGACGGGCAGGTTCGGATGGAGCGTGCGCGCTTCGGCGGCGAGTTGGACGCCGCTCATCCCCGGCATCATCTGGTCGGTGACGAGCAGGTCGAAATGGCGGCCGCGATCGAGCAGTCGCAGCGCCTCGGCCCCACTGGCAGCGGTGAGGACGAAGTGGCCGAGTTCCTCCAGCATCGCGGCGGTGTTGCGGAGGACGAGCTCGTCGTCGTCGACGACGAGCAGCGCCAGCGGCGGCAACTCCGGCAGGTCGCCAGTCAGCCGTACGCTCGGCGCCGCGCGGGGGGCGTCGGCGACGGGCAGCCAGAGCTCGATCGAGGTGCCCTTGCCGAGCGCACTGTCGATGCGGAGGGATCCGCCCGACTGTGCGGCGAGGCCCTGGACCATGCTGAGGCCAAGGCCGGTGCCCTTGCCGACGCCCTTGGTGGTGAAGAAGGGCTCGCTGGCGCGCGCGAGCGTCTGGGCATCCATGCCGATGCCCGTGTCAGTGATCGTCAGCCGCACGAAGCGGCCGCCCAGCGCGTCGGCGCCCAGATCTTCGGTCGCCGAGATCGTCAGCGTGCCCCCGGTCGGCATCGCATCGCGCGCGTTGACCGCCATGTTGAGGAGGGCGAGTTCGAGTTGGTGCGGGTCAGCCATTGCGAGTGGCAGACGGGGTGCGAAATGCGTCTCGATGCGCACCAAGGGGCCGAGCGTGCGTGCCAGCATCTCCGACAAGCCGCCGACCAGTTCCGGCACGTCGACGCTTTCGGGCTGGAGATCCTGGCGCCGGGCAAAGGCGAGGAGGCGCTGAGTGAGCGAGGCGCCGCGGCGCGCGCCCTCCATCGCGTTGTCGACGAGCCGGCGGGCGCGCGATCCTTCGGCCACCTGACGCTCGAGCAGGTCGAGATTGCCGATGATTACGGAGAGGAGGTTGTTGAAATCGTGTGCAATGCCACCGGTCAGCTGACCGATCGCCTCGATCTTCTGGGCCTGATGCAGCGCCGCTTCGGCGCGCTTGCGTTCAGTAACGTCGGTTAGGCCGCCGACGACCTGGACATGGCCGTCGGCGCCGTGCTCGAGCCGCCAGGAGGCGATGACTTCGCGCACCTCGCCGGAGCGGGTGACGATGCGGTACGGGCGGTCGAGCAGCACGCCGTCGCGGCGCAGCGCCTCGCAATCCGGACCGGTCGCGAGATCGGCGGAATCGCTGGTCAGGAACTCCGAAAAGGCGCGGCCGGCGACCTCCTCGCGCGCATAGCCCGTCATGCGAAGCCAGGCATCGCTGACCTGTTCGATCCGGCCCTGCCGATCGAGCGCGTGTAGGGGCAGCGGCGTGCCGCGATAGAGCGCTCGGAAGCGTTCCTCGCTACGGCGAAGCGCAGCCGCCTCTCGCGCGGCAAGCTCGGCAAAGCGCCGGTCGAACATGGCCGCGACGAGCGCGAGGAACAGGATGAGCAGCGCCGCGGCCGAGACGATGAGCGCGAGGCTGGTGTGCGACAGCGCGGCGACAGGCTCGGCACCGGGGCTGCACAGCATGGTGAAGTGCGCCGCCATCATGCCCGAGAAATGCATGCCCGCGATGGCGAGGCCCATCACCGCCGCGGCGGCGAGGCGCTGGCGGATGTCGTTGGTGCGCATCGACAGCCACAGCGCCGTCGTCGCGGCGCCGACCGCGACCGCCACCGACACCGCGACCCAGGCGGGATCGTAGCTCAGCATCGCCGGCATGCGCATCGCCGCCATGCCGAGATAGTGCATCGCCACGACTCCGAGCCCCATGAACAGTCCGGCCGCTGCAAGCAGCGCACGCGACTTCGGCCGCGTGGTCAGCACCGCGAAGCTGATGCCGGTCACGACCACGGGAACGGCGAGCGAAGTGGCGGTGAGCCGCAGGTCGTAGCCGACCGTCATGCCCGGCATCGTGTAGGCGAGCATCGCGACGAAGTGCATCGCCCAGATGCCACCCGCCATCGCCAGCGCCGCGGTCGCGAGCCAGGCGAGCCGTGCGTGCCCGGTCGAGGCGCGGACACGGCCGGCAAGGTCGAGCGCGGTGTAGCTCGCCACCATGGCGATCAGCACCGACATGACCACAAGTCCGAGATTGTGGGTTCCGGCCGTCATCGCGCGCTTCTCTGCACGATCGTTTTGCGGCTGGCCAGATCGGTCGCTGGACAGTGGTCGAAGCAGCGCCGTGCTGCTAGGCGGCGCGCATGCTCAATCTGAACGACATCACCGTGCGCCTGGGCGGGCGAACCATCATCGACGGCGCCAGCGCGCGGTTGCCGCCCAAGGGGCGCATCGGGCTGATCGGGCGGAACGGTGCAGGCAAGACGACGCTGGTGCGCACCATCACCGGCGGGATCGAGGCGGATGCCGGCAGCATCGACATGCCGCGGGGCGCGCGCCTGGGCTATATCGCGCAGGAAGCGCCGGCGGGCGACGCGACGCCGTTCGAGACGGTGCTGGCCGCCGATGTCGAGCGCGCGGCGCTGATGATCGAGAGCGAAACGTGCGAGGATCCTGATCGGCTGGGCGACGTCTACGAGCGGCTGATCGCGATCGATGCCTATACCGCGCCGTCGCGGGCGGCGCAGATCCTGGTGGGGCTGGGCTTCGACGAGGAAGCGCAGCACCGGCCGCTCGACAGCTTTTCGGGCGGATGGAAGATGCGCGTGGCGCTGGCGAGCCTCCTGTTCTCGCAGCCCGACCTGTTGCTGCTCGACGAGCCATCGAACCACCTCGACCTGGAGGCGGTGCTGTGGCTTGAGGATTTCCTCAAAAGCTATCCCGCGACAATCCTGCTGGTCAGCCACGAGCGCGACTTCCTCAACAACGTCGTCGACCACATCCTGCATCTGGGCGGTGGCAAGCTGACGCTCTATCCGGGCGGCTACGACGCGTTCGAGAAGCAGCGGGCGGAGCGCCAGGCGCAGATCGCCTCCGCACGGGCCAAGCAGCAGGCGGAGCGCGAAAAGCTCCAGGACTATGTCGCCCGCAACTCTGCCCGCGCCTCGACGGCCAAGCAGGCGCAGGCGCGCGCGAAGATGCTGTCGAAGATGCAGCCGATCGCCGAGCTGATCGACGACCCCAGCCTGTCGTTCGACTTTCCCGATCCCGATGCGCTGCGCCCGCCGCTCGTCACGCTCGACATGGCGGCGGTGGGGTATGGTGAGACGCCGATCCTTCGCCGGCTCAACCTGCGGCTCGATCCCGATGATCGCATCGCACTGCTTGGCCGCAATGGTAACGGCAAGACGACGCTGGCGCGCCTGATCGCCGCGCAGCTCGCGCCGATGGAGGGCGGGATGAACGCCAGCGGACGGATGCGCGTCGGCTACTTCACCCAGTATCAGGTCGAGGAGCTCGATCGGGACGAGACGCCGCTTCAGCACATGAGTTCGGCAATGAAGGGCGCGACGCCGGGCGCGGTGCGCGGGCAGCTCGGCCGGTTCGGGTTCGAGGGGGCGAAGGCGACGACCCAGGTCGGGCGACTGTCGGGCGGCGAGCGGGCGCGGCTGGCGCTCGCGCTCATCACCCGCGACGCGCCGCACATGCTGATCCTCGACGAACCGACCAACCACCTCGACGTAGACGCGCGCGAGGCGCTGATCCAGGCACTCAACGCCTATAGCGGCGCGGTGCTGATCGTCAGCCACGACCGCCACATGATCGAGATGACCGCCGACCGGCTGGTGCTGGTGGACAAGGGCACGGCGCGCGACTTCGACGGGTCGGTCGACGACTATATCGCGATGGTGCTGAGCAAGGAGCCCGCCGAGGCGAAGACGGCGCGGGCGTCGGGCAAGGGGCCGATCGATCGCGAGCGCGACAAGGCCTTGCGCAAGGCGGTCAAGACGACGGAGGCCGAACTCGCGCGGCTGTCGGAAAAGCGCGGCGAGGTGGACCGCGCGCTTGCCGATCCGGCGAAGGGCGGGGCGGCGGCCGGTGACCTGATGAAGAAGCGCGCGGCGATTGAGGCGGAGATCGAGGTCGCGGAGCTGGCGTGGATGGAGGCGAGCGCGGCGTTGGAGGCGGCGGGGTAGGGCAGTGCTCCCGCGGAGGCGGGAGCCCAGGTTTCTGCGCGCAACGCTCTCCCACATAGCGCCTCCCCGGCGAAGGCCGGGGCCCAGTTGGTAAGGCTTTCGTTGGCTAGCCGACGCTCATCATCGGCGTTCCGCAACTGGGCCCCGGCCTTCGCCGGGGAGCAGATTGAGTACCGACGCCCCTGTGTTCCCGCCTTCGCGGGAGTACGCTTATCCTCAGAGCGTCGCCTCGATCGCTCTGGCGGCGACGTCGGGATCCTCCGCCTGGGTGATCGGCCGGCCGACCACCAGGATCGACGCGCCCGCGTCGAGCGCGGCGCGGGGCGTCACCACGCGCTTCTGGTCGCCGGACGATCCCTCCGCGGGGCGGACGCCGGGGACGACGAAGAAGCCGTGCGGCCATGCCTTCTTGGCCGCTGCCACCTCTGCGCCGGAGCAGACGATGCCGTCGACGCCCGCATCGTGCGCAAGCTCGGCGAGCCGGAGAACCTGCTCGTGCGGATCGCGGTCGATGCCGATCGCGCGCAGATCCTCGCCGTCCAGGCTGGTGAGCGTCGTCACCGCGACGACCTTGGTGCCCGTAGGCGCCGCCGCCTTTGCGTCCTCCAGCATCGCGCGGCCGCCGGAGGCGTGCACAGTCAGGATCGCGGGTTCGAGCGGGCGCAGCGCCTGGATCGCCTTGGCGACGGTATTCGGGATGTCGTGGAACTTGAGGTCGAGGAAGATCGGCAGCCCGATCTCCGCCATCTCCTTTACGCCCGACCGGCCGTTGGCCATGAAGAATTCGAGGCCGAGCTTCAGCCCGCCGACATGATGGCGCACGCGCTTGGCGATGGTGCGGGCACGCTCCAGATCGGGCGTGTCGAGCGCGACATAGATGGGCGAGCTCATGCGCGCGTCTCCACGGGGCTGTCGCCGGGAATCAGCGGCGGCGCGGCGGCGGGTTCGATGACCGGGTCGGCGGGCGCCTGCGCCAGCGTGACGCCGCCGGCAGGCGCTGCGGGCTGCGCGGCACGCAGGTCGGCAAGGGTGCGCTCGCTGCTGGCGAGGCGCGACTTCAGCCGCCAGCGCGTCCCGACATGCACGAGCCAGGCGGGCACGAAGCCCAGCAGGAACATCACGCCCATCAGGAGCGGCAGGTTGATGTCGGCGACCAGCCCGCCCCACAGGCGGACGGGCACGGGCGCCCAGTTGTTGAACGAAAAGGCGACGACGATACCGGCGACGAGCACCCAAATCAGCGTGCGCAGGAACTGCATTGCGACCCCTTTGGGTTGTTACGTGGGCGATGCTACGCGCTGGCGTCCGCCGCGGCTAGGCCCAATCCCGCCTCGGTCCGTCCGCCGAGCTCGGCGCGGAGCGACGCGATCAGCCCCGGAATGGCGGTCAGGCGAGCTTCCTCCTCGTCGAGGATCGCCTGGAACAGCGC
This is a stretch of genomic DNA from Sphingomonas sp. Y38-1Y. It encodes these proteins:
- a CDS encoding ABC-F family ATP-binding cassette domain-containing protein codes for the protein MLNLNDITVRLGGRTIIDGASARLPPKGRIGLIGRNGAGKTTLVRTITGGIEADAGSIDMPRGARLGYIAQEAPAGDATPFETVLAADVERAALMIESETCEDPDRLGDVYERLIAIDAYTAPSRAAQILVGLGFDEEAQHRPLDSFSGGWKMRVALASLLFSQPDLLLLDEPSNHLDLEAVLWLEDFLKSYPATILLVSHERDFLNNVVDHILHLGGGKLTLYPGGYDAFEKQRAERQAQIASARAKQQAEREKLQDYVARNSARASTAKQAQARAKMLSKMQPIAELIDDPSLSFDFPDPDALRPPLVTLDMAAVGYGETPILRRLNLRLDPDDRIALLGRNGNGKTTLARLIAAQLAPMEGGMNASGRMRVGYFTQYQVEELDRDETPLQHMSSAMKGATPGAVRGQLGRFGFEGAKATTQVGRLSGGERARLALALITRDAPHMLILDEPTNHLDVDAREALIQALNAYSGAVLIVSHDRHMIEMTADRLVLVDKGTARDFDGSVDDYIAMVLSKEPAEAKTARASGKGPIDRERDKALRKAVKTTEAELARLSEKRGEVDRALADPAKGGAAAGDLMKKRAAIEAEIEVAELAWMEASAALEAAG
- a CDS encoding LapA family protein, giving the protein MQFLRTLIWVLVAGIVVAFSFNNWAPVPVRLWGGLVADINLPLLMGVMFLLGFVPAWLVHVGTRWRLKSRLASSERTLADLRAAQPAAPAGGVTLAQAPADPVIEPAAAPPLIPGDSPVETRA
- a CDS encoding MHYT domain-containing protein produces the protein MTAGTHNLGLVVMSVLIAMVASYTALDLAGRVRASTGHARLAWLATAALAMAGGIWAMHFVAMLAYTMPGMTVGYDLRLTATSLAVPVVVTGISFAVLTTRPKSRALLAAAGLFMGLGVVAMHYLGMAAMRMPAMLSYDPAWVAVSVAVAVGAATTALWLSMRTNDIRQRLAAAAVMGLAIAGMHFSGMMAAHFTMLCSPGAEPVAALSHTSLALIVSAAALLILFLALVAAMFDRRFAELAAREAAALRRSEERFRALYRGTPLPLHALDRQGRIEQVSDAWLRMTGYAREEVAGRAFSEFLTSDSADLATGPDCEALRRDGVLLDRPYRIVTRSGEVREVIASWRLEHGADGHVQVVGGLTDVTERKRAEAALHQAQKIEAIGQLTGGIAHDFNNLLSVIIGNLDLLERQVAEGSRARRLVDNAMEGARRGASLTQRLLAFARRQDLQPESVDVPELVGGLSEMLARTLGPLVRIETHFAPRLPLAMADPHQLELALLNMAVNARDAMPTGGTLTISATEDLGADALGGRFVRLTITDTGIGMDAQTLARASEPFFTTKGVGKGTGLGLSMVQGLAAQSGGSLRIDSALGKGTSIELWLPVADAPRAAPSVRLTGDLPELPPLALLVVDDDELVLRNTAAMLEELGHFVLTAASGAEALRLLDRGRHFDLLVTDQMMPGMSGVQLAAEARTLHPNLPVLLVSGFAELAPQEQKPFALLNKPFDQRTLAAAVAQAHAARRAPQAEAADPAAPIITAEPR
- the pyrF gene encoding orotidine-5'-phosphate decarboxylase — translated: MSSPIYVALDTPDLERARTIAKRVRHHVGGLKLGLEFFMANGRSGVKEMAEIGLPIFLDLKFHDIPNTVAKAIQALRPLEPAILTVHASGGRAMLEDAKAAAPTGTKVVAVTTLTSLDGEDLRAIGIDRDPHEQVLRLAELAHDAGVDGIVCSGAEVAAAKKAWPHGFFVVPGVRPAEGSSGDQKRVVTPRAALDAGASILVVGRPITQAEDPDVAARAIEATL